The following is a genomic window from Oncorhynchus masou masou isolate Uvic2021 chromosome 6, UVic_Omas_1.1, whole genome shotgun sequence.
ttggggactatgaaCAGATAcatggtgggataagtgtgtgtaagttgactatacaaacaatttgggattttcaacacattgactgcatcacttctttttaagaaacagtctctcctcaactcttttAGCCcgagagagactggcatgcatagtatttatatcagccctctgattacaaccattgaatctatatgttttgaccatgacagtttacaatctaaggtaacgccaagtagtttagtctcctcaacttgttcaacggccacaccattcattaccagattcagctgaggtctagcacttaatgaatgatttgtaccaaatacaatgttcTTAGTttgagatgttcaggaccagtttataaCAAGGTCTAGTGCTTTGTTGCCAAGACATTAATGGCATTTTTTCCCCCTTCATAGCAGATGTCTGGATTGACTCAGTGTTTTTCTCTGTCTATGTGTGCCTGGTAGCTATGGCCCCGTTGACCAACCTGGCCCTTGCAGTGAAGATTGACCCCGACCCTCCCTCAGAAACTCAAAGGTCTCTTCATCATGGGAGGCAACACTTGACTGTAAGGGTTTTGTCTATAATGTCATTTGCATAGGCCTAGTGACTTATCAACATACTTTGCCATACAGTCAATTGACCTGGTAGGATGTTATGAAATGATGTAAATAATAATGACCTAATAATAACGTATTTGTTTCTTGGAAATTGTTATGTGTTTGCAGCGAGGGGGAACACCAGTGTGTGCAGAGTTCAACTTTGCTGCCGACCCGGAGACTGCTTACATCGTCCTGAACCGCTTCTTCTGTCCAACCTACATCGTACCTGGGAGTTCTGCTGTGAGAACAAGCTACCATGGGTAAGAACACAGATTCTGGTCATCTACCTATACAGGCTAAATAAAGGCTCACACACTACCAGGCTTGTTGTAAGTACTGGTCCAGCTCTCACATCAGAGCAGATGGGAGGAAATGAGACAAGGAGAGGTGGCCACTTTCAATTGAGATGCATTCACTGGCTTACTTAGTAATGAATTGTCTATCGAAATATCACTTGCAGACTTTTTACAAAGATTTTACATTTTGTTTGAGCAAATTGATTAGTCTTTTCTCCAAACACACTTGTCCCATCTGTCTCTAATCTGTACCCTGCAGTCGTTCTGTGACAACTGGCTGGCCCAGGACTCAGACAAGGCCCGCTTCGTGAAGAACATCTTCAAACACACCATGGACACCGTGGCCATCGCTACCAACGTGAGATGACGGCTGGCCCGAGTTTCGTGACGTGCAACTCGTACACCATGGCGACGGCCATCGTGTGGGTGTCGGTTACCGTGGAGCTTCAGGGGACCGACACCCAGGGCATGATGGTCCTGGAGAAGGAGCACCAAGTTGTCATCATGAGGACAGTGGACCTGGAGAGCTTCAAGCGGATGTTGGACTCCCTGAAGTAATAAGGGAACTACACTGATACCGCTGTCCCATATTACTTTCAATTGTTTATTTTTACAAAATTATAGGGGGGGCTCCAAAATCCACTCTTCATAATGAGTTTTGTACAGATAGATCTTGATAAGAGGGAGACAGTTTGAGGTGGTGGATATGTCTCGTGTTGTTTTGACTTGCCATTATATGTTCTGAATCACCAATCATTTTACTTTATCAGGAAATAAATATTCTACAATAGTCTTGAGGTCAACAGCAAATGTCCATGAGTGATGTTTGCATTACTTTCCTGTTAATGAAAAGGGGATGAAGTAAAACCTCTTTATTGAAGGTGCTCAGGAATGTACACTCAGAGAAACGCCCCTTAGTCCAATTGAAATACAAATTCACCACTTCTTTACTTCTATTTCTCTTCAATAAACAAGATTTTCAGTATGTCatattaaaaaaaaagaaaacaaaccgAGATAATCTTAAACAATCCACGATTTGTGTATCTTACAGCCAAAGTATTATTTACAAAGTATACAAAACTGCATCACCCCATCCAATCACATTCCAGAATGAAAGCATTGTCCATGAGTCCTCAGAGCCACCTGACTGAGCTCTGGTCCTGACTAGTGTCTACTGGACACGGTACTTGTAGAACCAGCAGAGGCCCTTGGTGAAGTTCCatcccagggagagagacaggatgtaGAGGAGAACTAGCAGGGCGAAGGGGTAGAGAAGAACCACTGTGTTCTGCAGTTGGGGCAAGGctgaggagggacagagagaggaaatgaaGTAAATATACAGTTGGTAGAGGGTCTGATGGTTTCACCTCCAGTGAATAAAACCACAGAACAAATATATAAAAGTgatgtttccactcactaccaaatatggcaGTGAGAggaagcggcaggtagcctagtggttaagagcattgggccagtaaccaaaagggtcctggtttgaatccctgagccgattGGGTGGGGAAAATCTGTCTATGTCCTGATTGCCCCTGTAATTGCTCTGGATAATAGCGTCTGTTAAATTAAATGTAAAATTATGCCCAGTGGCCAGCAGAGGAAGGATGACCGACATACTGCAAGttttgaaacatttgatctcaatacagttttctgttcccaaaactagaatatgttatgaacagagtggactaagtcTTATGGACTTTACCCTTTGCAAAAGTTGTAAAAAAACACATTGTTTAGGAGTGCAAAGGGGAATTGAGTTACAGCACATGGGCACTTAACAGAGTAGGTTCTctctaacggaaatatgcagatgCATGCTAGAATGGGCCAAGATGATCTCGCTGGCTCGTGCTTGGCtatgcccacctccttgcttgttctgcccactatgactcatttgttcccattggaacaggctgtggtctatcttggtttagcTATAAAAAAATCTTTGTTAAAAGGGGACCTCACCGTTGTATCCCAGGAATGTAATGTATAGATAGTAGCTGATGGCTGTCAGCCACAGACTGTTCCCTACAAAGTACCCCAGGAACCAGTCTGAGTTTATCACTACGATATCTGAAACAAACAGCAGAGATCAGACACCGTTACAACAAATAACACCGTAACATGttagaaatgtgtaataacaAGTCTGCACTCACGGTTTATAAAGAAGAGCTGTAGGAAGTGCAGGATGACAAGCAGGGGGTAGAAGGCATTGAGATGCACATCGAAGGCGTAGCCCCACTCTACATCATAGTCCTTACTGGGCGGCTTCAGCAGGTACTTATTGGTGATGAACCTGAGGATACAGCACGGACAGGAAAGGGCCTTTAGAAGAGCCTGGGGAAGGACCAACATTTGCACAGCCCGAAGACAACCTCTACTCTGTATCTGAAGGGACCAGATAGACATACTCACAATGATGCTTCTGGCTCCATCTGGCCTCATAGGCTTCCAGCCATTCCATACACCTTATGTCCATCTAGCTCTTTCTGTAAATCTCTACTCACCACATGAGTGTGGAGATGAGCAGGCCCACGCCGATGCAGTCTATGAACACCACCCACAGCAGCAGCTTCAGAGTCTCCACAAAGCCCATGTCCAGCACCAGCCCAAAGCCCACTGTGGACACTACACACAGAGGACGAGAGACAGGTGTCAACCACAGCCACAGGACAAAAGCAGAAAGATGATATTGTAATTTGTAATATATTTGTTATTTATTAGGATCtccagaagctactcttcctggggtccacatgaaacatgacaatGCAGAACATTATTAGTAAAGGACTGAAATACATACATTTAAATCATCACACAGTCTACATTTCAGTACATCCACACTATCTAGGTCTAATACATAGTAGTACAGTGCAAATTACTATACAAGATATATTACATTGCTgtttctcttcacagtcccttTTGTGCAGTAAGTTGTGctattttctgtttgttttttactggttttattgctagcttgagttacctgtggtggcagagagttccatgtcgtcatggctctatttaatactTTGTGTTTCCCAGCCTATgatctggacctggggactgtgaagagacctctggttgcatgtcttgtgttgtaccggTTAGTGTCCGAACTGTGTGCCAACTGCTTGAGCAGACAGTTTGGTACCTTCATCAcatcaatacctctcacaaagaccaatagtgatgcagtcaatctctcctcaacgTTGAGAAAGGAGAGACTGACGTGCATTATCCTGACACTTCCCTCCATGTACATCTAAGTGAGATACGGGCTGCTTTGTTCTGGACCAACTGCAATTTACCCATGTCCTTCTTTGCCGCACATGACCACACTATTGGGCAGTCGTCCAGGTGCggcaaaactagggcctgtaggacctgtctggaCAACTGAGATGTCAAAAGGCTGAGCAACGCCCTGTCACGGACAGACCTCTTTCCTTTTAAGCAACCATCgagtctatatgttttgaccatgacagcttGCTATCTAGGGTTACAACCAGCAGGTTAGTCTCCCCAAATAGCCACATTATTCAATAATAGATCTAAACGAGGTTTAGCATTGAGCGAGTGatttgtccaaaaattatgctCTTCGTTTGAGATATTTAGCACCAGCCTATTGCTAGTTACCCGTTGTAAAACTGTCTGGAGCTCTGTGTTAAGTGTCTCAGTTATTTATTTTACTGTacaagtctaacaaaacagcttcCACAATCATATTACTATCAATTTCTTTCAGTCATTCATCAGTGTCGAGCACGTGGAGTCACTGATCATCAAAACATTTCCTTGAGACTACACAGTCTCATCACAAACACTTTATGTCTCTGATCTGTTTTAATCACATGTGAGATGAGACCAAGTCAATGGAAAGAGGGTCCCATAACCAGGCATTAATACTCCAAATGATACATTCATTCCTGTCTGATTGGTGGTTACATCCTATACAAGAACGCCTTATTGCATCCTATTTTGAGTTTGTTAATGGTTTCCGTTGCTGCTTCATTTCTAATCAAGGCTTTAATATGATGCCTTAAAAGGTGCTTTGCTTTTTGTTGGGGTTGTGCATATACTTTCTCTAAATTGCAAAAAGCTATTCTAGTGGTCAAACGATTGCTACACAGTTCCCACTCCTTGTTTTTATAAAGCACACTTGTTCAGAAACACCCAAGATACTGACCACAGAGCCAGATGCTGAGTAACACCAGGAAGGCAGGGTCGTCTCTGGCCCACTGGTCCTTGGTCTGCTTCCTGTAGTGGAAGTTACGATAGACTCTCTGTGGGGAGGTGAACAGGTAGAGCATCTGCCACACGGCAAACTCAAAGTCCATGGCTTTGAAGTGCAGCAGCCTCCTCAGATATTTGTAGCGCTTGGCGCCCGCTGTGTGGCGTGCCGCATCGCGGGCACTCAGGCTTCCGTTCTGCGGCAAGGTGGTCGGTAACATAGTGCTGGGAAACACAGGAAGCATCACAATGACCAAATCAGAGCCATAGATACACAGAATTTGATTTACAGTGGAGGTGCGGTCTTCCCTTTCTCCCTGCATAGGGCTCACCTGGTGACACAGTACTGTCAGCTCATGTCAACATCCAAGAACCTGTACAACATTGACTTTTACCATGCAATTACAGTAAGTCATTGCAACAGTCACAACGTCAGGCTGTCTGCAGTAGTTTAGTTTAGACATCTTACTAGCTATCTGATATGTCTGTAACAGACTCTCCAGCAGTCACGACAGGCTAACAGACTCGTAGTAGCTAGCTAGATGGCTATTGAAAGCTAACGTCAGCTGGCAAACTGTGGTTTTCCCTGCCAACAATATTGTTTAAACTAAAGTCAGTTGTGCCAGCGAGTGTCAAAAGACAAACGTTAGACTAAACAAAGTAGCTAGCTGACGTTAGGTCTGTTGCATACACCCTTTGATGGACATGGAATTGGCTGGCCTTAGTAGCACGTTAGCCAAGACTACAACTGAATGTATGGTTTAGTTGCAAAATGCGATAAGAATGTTGGATAAACGTACCTACTTAACCTCCTATTTTGAGAAGAAAGTTCCTTTTCCTCAGTAAAAAATAGCTCTTCCGGGACAACTGAACACGTAGAAACTTCCGGTAAGTGAACAAGAGGCGCTTCGACATTGCATCTTGGGAATTGTAGTCAGAAAGAAATTAAACAAGCTTTGTTGCATTACAATCTATCATAGCATATCACCACTCCCCTCTGACATAGCCAAAATAAAAGTATGGATATGGATTTTTGCATGTGTTTTTAAATTAAATGGGCAGTATAATGAATATCTGTGTAAAAGCAGTATAGCATAGGCGATTCAGAGTGTTTATTAGTCACGTGCAGGGTTGCAGGTGTGAGTGTAAAATCCTAGGCTtcgagctccaacatgcaggaaaTGTCGATGGGCGGAGTACCGGGGGGCGGGACAAATGTCCATAGGTGGAGTAGCACGGGGGAGGGGGGAGCGGGGTGcaggtagctgactagtggtggctattcagcagtctgatagTTTCTACCCTCAGACTATTGGCCAGTCTTTCAGTTTTTGCCTTGGTGCTCCTGTACTGCCCACTTCTGAGTAAttgaagcagggagaacagggcaTGGCTATGGGGtccctgatgatcttcttggcatTCCTGCGACACCTGTTCTtgtcaactcagcaaaaaaagaaatgtccctttttcaggaccctgtctttcaaagataattcataaaaatccaaagaacttcacagatcttcattgtaaagggtttaaacactgtttcccatgcttgttcaaccataaacaattaatgaacatgcactggTGGAACGGTTCGTAAGACACTAACACTTTACAGATGGTAGGcagttaaggtcacagttatgaaaacgtaggacactaaagaggcctttctactgactctgaaaaacaccaaaagaaagatcagagagctgatcatcctcgctgtggcaga
Proteins encoded in this region:
- the LOC135542719 gene encoding protein unc-50 homolog yields the protein MLPTTLPQNGSLSARDAARHTAGAKRYKYLRRLLHFKAMDFEFAVWQMLYLFTSPQRVYRNFHYRKQTKDQWARDDPAFLVLLSIWLCVSTVGFGLVLDMGFVETLKLLLWVVFIDCIGVGLLISTLMWFITNKYLLKPPSKDYDVEWGYAFDVHLNAFYPLLVILHFLQLFFINHIVVINSDWFLGYFVGNSLWLTAISYYLYITFLGYNALPQLQNTVVLLYPFALLVLLYILSLSLGWNFTKGLCWFYKYRVQ